One Coprobacter tertius genomic window carries:
- a CDS encoding glycine betaine ABC transporter substrate-binding protein — MKTKLTVLVTLFILISACTDHNKTIHIATKPMTEQFILGEILALLIEDNTDYPVVVTKGIGGGTSNIHPALVKGEFDLYPEYTGTGWLVVLKKDTFPDKEELYDELKKEYHEKYGLAWIAPYGFNNAYSLAVSEKNARKFNLRTFSDIARYPNVFTLGAEYDFFEINKGYDELCECYGFKFKKTMDMDIGLKYEAIRSGKIDIMNIFTTDGQLCGSGLITLEDDKHFFPSYYCATVVREDCLKSHPGLEETLRKMENLLTDREMAELNYQVDIAGRSERDVAREFLVYKRLLRKE, encoded by the coding sequence ATGAAAACAAAATTAACGGTTTTAGTCACATTGTTTATCCTTATTTCGGCATGTACCGATCATAATAAAACGATACATATCGCAACCAAACCTATGACCGAACAGTTTATACTGGGAGAAATACTGGCGTTGCTTATCGAAGATAATACCGATTATCCTGTGGTTGTTACAAAGGGAATTGGAGGGGGTACGAGTAATATTCATCCGGCTTTAGTAAAAGGAGAATTCGATTTATATCCGGAATATACGGGTACGGGCTGGCTCGTAGTCCTTAAAAAAGATACTTTTCCTGATAAAGAAGAATTGTATGATGAATTGAAAAAAGAATATCATGAAAAATACGGGTTGGCCTGGATTGCTCCGTATGGTTTTAATAATGCCTATAGTTTGGCTGTAAGCGAAAAGAATGCTCGGAAATTTAATCTTCGTACTTTTTCGGATATAGCCCGTTATCCGAATGTATTTACGTTAGGGGCAGAATATGATTTTTTTGAAATAAACAAAGGTTATGACGAGTTGTGCGAATGTTATGGTTTTAAGTTTAAGAAGACGATGGATATGGATATAGGACTGAAATATGAAGCGATTAGGTCGGGTAAGATAGATATTATGAATATTTTTACGACTGACGGACAGTTGTGCGGATCGGGATTAATTACTCTTGAAGATGACAAACATTTTTTCCCTTCATATTATTGCGCAACGGTCGTACGAGAAGACTGTTTGAAAAGCCATCCGGGACTTGAAGAAACGTTGAGGAAAATGGAGAATTTACTTACCGACCGGGAAATGGCTGAACTTAATTATCAGGTTGATATTGCCGGACGTTCTGAACGGGATGTAGCAAGGGAATTTTTGGTATATAAAAGATTGTTGAGGAAAGAATGA
- the trhA gene encoding PAQR family membrane homeostasis protein TrhA → MKKYTRGEEIANSVSHGFGILFGIAAGVILIKASIASKNAWAVAGVTFYLIGMLASYSTSTLYHSTNNVKRKSLLRKLDHSAIYLHIAGTYAPFTLVVLRDAGAWGWSLFTFVWLSAIVGIILSFTNLKEHSNLETICYIVMGCSILIAFKPLTDVLSPEGLMSTVYWLIAGGVSYVVGALFYSLTKLKYMHFVFHLFVLFGSVCHVIAIYSIL, encoded by the coding sequence ATGAAAAAATATACTCGAGGAGAAGAAATCGCTAACTCTGTTTCGCATGGATTCGGGATTCTATTCGGAATCGCGGCAGGAGTTATTTTGATAAAAGCATCCATCGCGAGTAAAAATGCTTGGGCTGTCGCAGGTGTTACCTTTTATCTCATAGGTATGCTGGCCTCTTATTCAACCTCTACGCTTTATCATTCCACTAATAATGTAAAACGCAAATCATTACTTCGTAAACTCGATCATAGCGCTATATATTTACACATAGCCGGAACCTATGCTCCTTTTACATTAGTAGTACTACGGGACGCCGGCGCATGGGGATGGTCTCTTTTCACTTTTGTATGGTTATCTGCCATCGTGGGAATAATCCTAAGTTTTACCAATCTGAAAGAACATAGCAACCTCGAAACTATTTGTTATATAGTTATGGGATGCAGTATCCTTATTGCCTTTAAACCGCTGACCGATGTCCTCTCACCCGAAGGTCTTATGAGCACGGTTTACTGGTTAATTGCGGGAGGAGTCTCCTACGTTGTAGGCGCATTATTTTATTCCCTTACAAAATTAAAATACATGCACTTTGTATTTCACCTTTTTGTTTTATTCGGAAGCGTATGTCATGTCATCGCAATCTATAGCATATTATAA
- a CDS encoding efflux RND transporter periplasmic adaptor subunit, which produces MKLKNWGAAVSISGKKIIWILAAIIVVAGILYIVLSPKPDSEELPTVEVIPAAKDNVEIYGEYVGRIKAQQFVEVRARVEGYLEKMLFEEGSFVKKDQVLFIINQELYKAKLNKAQAQLNKDKAMALKAKRDLDRIEPLYKQNAASQLDLDNAIATYESATASVSMSEADVSQAKLELGYTMVRSPLAGRISERHVDIGTLVGPGGQSLLATIVKSDTVAVDFSMTALDYLRSKERNVNLGQRDTSRTWNPYITITLPDNSVYPLKGLVDFAEPQVDPQTGTFSVRAKMPNPNQVLLPGQFTKVKLLLDVREDVVVVPTKAVVIEKGGAYIFVVRKDGTVEKRFLELGPEVDNKVVVERGLVAGENIVVEGYHKLNPGMKVKVVVKPKA; this is translated from the coding sequence ATGAAACTAAAAAATTGGGGTGCGGCTGTGAGTATCAGCGGAAAAAAAATAATTTGGATACTTGCCGCAATTATCGTAGTAGCCGGTATTCTGTATATCGTATTGTCTCCGAAACCTGATTCAGAGGAATTACCAACGGTAGAAGTAATTCCTGCGGCTAAAGACAATGTAGAAATATACGGGGAGTATGTCGGGCGTATAAAAGCTCAGCAGTTTGTCGAAGTTCGGGCACGCGTAGAAGGTTATCTCGAAAAAATGCTTTTTGAAGAAGGTTCTTTTGTGAAAAAAGATCAAGTATTATTTATTATTAATCAGGAATTGTATAAGGCAAAACTGAATAAAGCCCAAGCTCAGTTAAATAAAGATAAGGCGATGGCATTGAAAGCTAAGCGCGATCTCGATCGTATCGAACCGTTGTACAAGCAAAATGCTGCCAGTCAGCTCGATCTCGATAATGCTATCGCTACTTATGAGAGTGCGACGGCTTCGGTATCGATGAGCGAGGCGGATGTTTCTCAGGCAAAGCTGGAATTGGGATATACCATGGTACGTTCGCCTTTAGCGGGGCGTATCAGCGAACGTCATGTCGATATAGGTACCTTGGTGGGTCCGGGTGGTCAATCGTTATTGGCTACGATCGTTAAAAGCGATACGGTTGCGGTGGATTTCAGTATGACGGCTCTCGATTATTTGAGAAGTAAAGAACGTAATGTTAATCTGGGTCAACGAGATACGAGTCGTACTTGGAATCCTTATATTACTATTACTTTGCCCGATAATTCGGTATATCCGCTAAAAGGGCTGGTCGATTTTGCGGAACCGCAAGTCGATCCTCAGACCGGTACTTTTTCGGTACGTGCCAAGATGCCTAACCCCAATCAGGTTTTGTTACCGGGACAGTTTACTAAAGTAAAACTTTTACTCGATGTAAGGGAAGATGTCGTTGTCGTTCCTACAAAGGCAGTCGTTATCGAAAAAGGCGGTGCTTACATTTTTGTCGTACGTAAGGATGGAACGGTCGAAAAGCGTTTTCTTGAATTGGGACCTGAAGTTGATAATAAAGTAGTGGTTGAGCGAGGTCTCGTAGCCGGTGAGAATATTGTTGTGGAAGGTTACCATAAACTGAATCCCGGAATGAAAGTAAAAGTAGTAGTTAAGCCGAAGGCTTGA
- a CDS encoding flavodoxin has translation MKKKLTLLLGFITGLSCLSCNGNNPHNNTIPHETVKSSSQESNILIAYFSRTGYNYPDTFLTTGNTAVIAGYIQKYTQGTLFEIVPVTPYPASYTETTDIAQDEIKNNARPAIKNKLENPDQYSTVFIGYPIWYGTMPMIVRNFIETYDLSGKTIIPFCTHEGSNFGSSLSVFKSIYPAISLKEGLAVQGSTVSDARDKVEAWLKNIGIEK, from the coding sequence ATGAAAAAGAAACTGACATTATTATTAGGATTTATCACAGGTCTTTCCTGCTTATCCTGTAACGGTAATAACCCCCATAATAACACCATCCCCCATGAAACTGTAAAATCTTCATCACAAGAGTCTAATATCCTGATCGCATATTTTTCACGTACCGGTTATAATTACCCCGACACATTTCTTACTACCGGCAATACCGCCGTTATCGCAGGTTATATCCAAAAATATACACAGGGAACTTTATTTGAAATCGTGCCCGTTACCCCCTACCCCGCAAGTTATACGGAAACGACCGATATAGCACAAGACGAAATAAAAAATAACGCTCGTCCGGCAATAAAGAATAAACTCGAAAACCCAGACCAATATTCTACTGTATTCATCGGTTACCCTATTTGGTACGGCACAATGCCTATGATCGTACGCAATTTTATAGAGACCTATGATTTATCGGGTAAAACCATTATTCCTTTCTGTACACACGAAGGCAGTAATTTCGGCAGCAGCCTCTCAGTTTTTAAAAGCATATATCCCGCTATTTCCCTAAAAGAAGGCTTGGCTGTACAGGGATCGACAGTGAGCGATGCCCGCGATAAAGTAGAAGCCTGGCTGAAAAACATAGGAATAGAAAAATAA
- a CDS encoding efflux RND transporter permease subunit has protein sequence MNVNFFIDRPVFSAVISIVIVITGIIGLSLLPVDQYPQITPPVVKVSASYPGASAQTVSQAVATPIEQELNGTPGMLYMESSSSNSGGFSATVTFGIDTDPDLAAVEIQNRIKLAEPRLPAEVIQNGISVEKQAASQLMTITLLSSDPKFDEIYLSNFATINVLDMLRRIPGVGRVSNVGSRYYAMQIWAQPDRLANFGLTVQDLQNALKDQNRESAAGVLGQQPVTGLDVTIPITTQGRLSSVSQFEDIVLRANPDGSIIRLRDVARVSLEASSYSTESGINGENAAVLNINMLPGANAMEVADRVKETMKEISQNFPEGITYEIPFDMTTYISQSIHEVYKTLFEALFLVILVVFLSLQSWRATLIPVVAVPISLIGTFGFMLIFGFSLNMLTLLGLVLAIGIVVDDAIVVVENVERIMAEERIDAYQATKKAMRGLSSALIATSLVLCAVFVPVSFLEGIVGQLYRQFTVTIVVSVLISLVVALTLSPVMCSLILRPRNPKTKNIVFRNINYWLTKGNRKYTGWIRKSLRFPRRVYAGFGMALVAIVALNSLIPTSFLPQEDQGYFKVELELPEGSTLERTREVTDRAIKYLMQDPNVAYVQNVTGSSPRVGSNQARSELTVILKPWGDRKKTDINKIMKKVEKDLSVYPESKVFLSTPPVIPGLGTSGGFEMELEARGEATLQDLMHATDTLMYYASKRKELSGLSTSMQSEIPQLYFDVDRDKTKLLGVPLADVFSTMKAYTGSVYVNDFNMFNRIYKVYIQAEAPYRAHKDNINLFFVKAANGSMVPLTALGTANYTTGPGVIKRFNMFNTSVIRGVASQGYSTGQAMKILEEIAAEHLPSNIGVEWSGLSYQEKQADGKTGIILALVFLFVFLFLAAQYESWMIPIAVLLSLPVAVLGAYLGIWVCGLENDVYFQIGMVMLVGLAAKNAILIVEFAKVEVDNGHDIIQSAINAARLRFRPILMTSLAFILGMLPLVLSSGPGSASRHAIGTGVFFGMLFSITIGIVLVPFFFVAIYKLKAILKANWSWKKVLKNI, from the coding sequence ATGAATGTAAATTTCTTTATAGACAGGCCGGTATTCTCGGCAGTGATTTCGATTGTCATTGTCATTACAGGCATTATCGGGCTTTCTTTGTTACCGGTCGATCAGTATCCTCAGATTACGCCACCTGTGGTGAAAGTGAGTGCGTCTTATCCGGGAGCAAGTGCTCAGACGGTTTCTCAGGCGGTAGCTACTCCGATCGAACAGGAACTTAACGGTACTCCGGGTATGCTCTATATGGAATCGAGCAGTTCCAATTCGGGAGGTTTTTCTGCAACGGTAACCTTTGGAATTGATACCGATCCGGATTTGGCCGCTGTAGAAATACAGAATCGTATAAAACTTGCCGAGCCTCGTTTGCCGGCAGAAGTGATACAAAACGGAATCTCCGTTGAGAAACAGGCTGCCAGTCAGTTAATGACGATAACACTACTGTCGAGTGATCCGAAATTCGACGAGATATATCTAAGCAATTTCGCTACCATAAATGTGTTGGATATGTTGCGCCGTATCCCCGGTGTGGGACGAGTATCGAATGTGGGTAGTCGTTATTATGCTATGCAGATATGGGCTCAACCCGATCGTCTGGCCAATTTCGGATTGACGGTACAGGATCTGCAGAATGCGTTGAAAGATCAGAATCGAGAATCGGCTGCGGGTGTATTGGGCCAACAGCCTGTTACAGGTTTGGATGTAACGATTCCGATTACGACGCAAGGTCGTCTTTCTTCGGTATCGCAATTCGAGGATATTGTATTGCGGGCGAACCCCGACGGTTCTATTATTCGTTTACGGGATGTTGCCCGGGTTTCTCTCGAGGCCTCTTCTTACAGTACCGAAAGCGGTATTAATGGAGAAAATGCGGCCGTACTGAATATAAATATGTTACCGGGAGCGAATGCTATGGAAGTAGCCGATCGTGTGAAGGAGACCATGAAGGAAATCAGTCAGAATTTTCCTGAAGGTATTACTTATGAGATTCCTTTCGATATGACGACATATATATCGCAGTCGATACATGAAGTGTATAAAACTTTGTTTGAAGCATTGTTTTTAGTCATATTGGTCGTGTTTCTTTCGTTACAAAGCTGGCGGGCGACTCTTATACCGGTAGTTGCAGTACCCATTTCTCTTATCGGAACTTTCGGCTTTATGTTGATATTCGGTTTTTCGTTGAATATGCTTACGTTGTTGGGGCTGGTGTTGGCAATCGGTATTGTTGTCGATGATGCGATTGTTGTTGTTGAAAATGTGGAACGCATAATGGCCGAAGAACGTATAGATGCTTATCAGGCTACTAAAAAGGCGATGAGGGGATTGAGTAGTGCTCTTATTGCTACATCTTTGGTATTGTGTGCCGTATTTGTTCCCGTAAGTTTTCTTGAGGGTATAGTCGGCCAGTTATATCGACAGTTTACGGTAACGATCGTAGTTTCGGTTTTAATTTCTTTAGTAGTGGCGCTTACATTGAGTCCGGTGATGTGTTCGTTGATTTTGCGTCCTAGAAATCCGAAGACTAAAAATATTGTTTTCCGGAATATTAATTACTGGCTTACGAAAGGAAACCGGAAATATACCGGTTGGATAAGAAAGAGTCTTAGATTTCCGCGTAGAGTATATGCCGGCTTCGGAATGGCACTTGTCGCTATTGTGGCGCTTAATTCTCTTATTCCCACCAGTTTCCTTCCACAGGAGGATCAGGGATATTTTAAGGTGGAACTGGAATTGCCCGAAGGCTCTACACTTGAACGTACCCGAGAGGTAACCGACAGAGCGATTAAATATTTAATGCAAGATCCGAATGTGGCGTATGTGCAGAATGTGACCGGGAGTAGTCCTAGAGTAGGAAGTAATCAGGCAAGAAGCGAGCTTACAGTCATTCTTAAACCTTGGGGGGACCGAAAAAAAACAGATATAAACAAGATTATGAAAAAAGTGGAAAAGGATCTTTCGGTATATCCTGAAAGTAAAGTGTTCCTGAGTACACCTCCGGTAATTCCTGGATTGGGAACCTCGGGTGGTTTCGAGATGGAACTCGAAGCTCGTGGTGAGGCTACTTTACAAGATTTGATGCATGCCACGGATACGTTAATGTATTATGCTTCGAAACGAAAAGAATTGTCGGGATTGTCTACTTCTATGCAATCGGAAATACCCCAGTTGTATTTTGATGTAGACCGGGATAAAACAAAATTACTGGGAGTTCCTTTGGCAGATGTATTTTCTACGATGAAGGCATATACAGGTTCGGTTTATGTAAACGACTTTAATATGTTTAATCGTATTTATAAAGTTTATATACAGGCCGAAGCTCCCTATCGGGCTCATAAAGATAATATCAATCTCTTCTTTGTGAAAGCTGCTAATGGTTCTATGGTACCGCTTACCGCATTAGGAACGGCGAATTATACGACCGGACCCGGAGTTATAAAACGGTTTAATATGTTTAATACTTCGGTAATACGGGGGGTGGCTTCGCAAGGTTATAGTACGGGGCAGGCTATGAAAATACTGGAAGAGATAGCTGCAGAGCATTTACCCTCTAATATCGGAGTCGAATGGAGCGGCCTTTCCTATCAGGAAAAACAGGCTGATGGAAAAACCGGGATTATACTGGCATTGGTATTCTTATTCGTATTCTTGTTTCTTGCGGCCCAGTACGAAAGTTGGATGATACCTATTGCCGTATTGCTTTCGTTACCGGTTGCGGTTTTGGGAGCCTATTTGGGGATTTGGGTGTGCGGACTTGAAAACGATGTTTATTTTCAAATAGGTATGGTAATGCTGGTGGGGCTGGCAGCCAAAAATGCTATTTTGATCGTTGAATTTGCGAAAGTGGAGGTAGATAACGGTCACGATATCATTCAGTCGGCTATTAATGCAGCTCGTTTACGTTTTCGTCCTATTCTGATGACGTCTCTGGCTTTTATTTTAGGAATGTTACCATTGGTATTATCCAGTGGCCCCGGGTCTGCAAGCCGTCATGCAATAGGTACGGGAGTTTTCTTTGGCATGCTCTTTTCTATTACGATCGGTATTGTCTTGGTTCCGTTCTTTTTCGTAGCGATTTATAAATTGAAAGCAATTCTTAAAGCAAATTGGTCATGGAAAAAAGTATTAAAAAATATATAA
- a CDS encoding DUF3078 domain-containing protein — protein sequence MLRRILFMFILGAGTSWVATAQETVKDSVWTLGGNAGLKLTQVSFSNWATGGENAVAFDLQGAYEADYKKGKHLWRNRLELAYGLNKNKGEGTKKTSDKIYLNSNYGYEVYKNLYVSALLNYQSQFSPGYDYAVDRHTAISRFMAPGYLMTGLGITWTPVKYFTATFTPATWRGTFVLDKTLRDQGAFGVKDGKKLLSEFGANLKLEAKYEFMKNMTVYSRLDLYSDYLRKPQNVDVNWEVQINMVINKWFSANITTNMVYDDDVKILQKNGTRGARLQFKELLGVGLQYNF from the coding sequence ATGTTACGCAGGATTTTATTTATGTTTATTTTAGGAGCCGGAACATCATGGGTCGCGACAGCTCAGGAAACTGTGAAAGATTCGGTCTGGACATTGGGTGGAAATGCAGGACTGAAACTCACTCAGGTAAGTTTCTCGAACTGGGCGACCGGTGGTGAAAATGCTGTTGCATTCGATCTTCAGGGGGCTTATGAAGCGGATTATAAAAAAGGGAAGCATTTATGGAGAAATCGTCTTGAATTGGCATATGGATTAAATAAGAATAAAGGCGAAGGAACTAAGAAAACGAGTGATAAAATATATCTGAATTCGAATTATGGATATGAAGTATATAAAAATTTGTATGTGAGTGCATTACTTAATTATCAATCGCAGTTTTCGCCAGGTTATGATTATGCGGTCGATCGCCATACGGCTATATCTCGGTTTATGGCTCCCGGTTATCTGATGACAGGGTTAGGTATTACATGGACTCCTGTTAAATATTTTACAGCAACTTTTACCCCGGCTACTTGGCGGGGAACTTTCGTGTTGGATAAAACGTTGAGAGACCAGGGGGCTTTCGGGGTAAAAGACGGGAAAAAATTGTTATCGGAGTTTGGAGCGAATCTTAAGCTCGAAGCTAAATACGAATTTATGAAGAATATGACTGTATATTCGCGTCTCGATCTTTATTCCGACTATTTACGCAAACCGCAGAATGTCGACGTAAACTGGGAAGTACAAATAAATATGGTGATCAATAAATGGTTTTCGGCAAATATCACTACCAATATGGTGTATGATGATGATGTGAAGATATTACAAAAAAATGGGACGAGAGGTGCCAGGTTGCAGTTTAAAGAACTGTTGGGTGTAGGTTTGCAATATAATTTCTGA
- a CDS encoding AI-2E family transporter, translated as MSIKEQYWKYSLITLILGLGTVIFIYLTPFMSGLLGAFTIYLLLRNQMRQLTTRRKIKRGLAAILILMEAILCFLIPLSLIVWLMVNKIQDINLDPQSIISPIQHFASVIKEKTGYNLLANDNISSIAAMIPRIGQALMSGISSFAINIFTLIFVLYFMLIGGKKMENYINEILPFNKTDKRHILNEVNMIVKSNAIGIPLLAIIQGGVALIGYLIFNAPNPYIWGLLTCFATIIPVIGTAIVWLPLVIYMATTGDIWNAVGIAIYAIVIITHVDNLIRFVLQKKMADTHPLITIFGVVIGLPIFGFMGVIFGPLLLAIFILCISIFKKEYLDTSP; from the coding sequence ATGTCGATAAAAGAACAATATTGGAAATATTCACTGATTACTCTCATACTGGGACTCGGTACCGTTATATTTATCTACCTTACACCATTTATGAGCGGATTATTGGGCGCTTTTACTATATATTTACTTCTCAGAAATCAGATGCGCCAACTCACGACTCGCCGTAAAATAAAACGAGGCCTTGCCGCTATTTTAATACTGATGGAAGCCATTCTATGTTTTCTTATTCCCCTTTCACTCATCGTCTGGCTTATGGTAAATAAAATACAGGATATCAATCTCGATCCTCAATCGATCATATCACCGATTCAGCATTTTGCATCGGTTATAAAAGAAAAAACCGGGTATAACCTTTTAGCAAATGATAATATATCTTCGATAGCAGCAATGATACCCCGTATCGGACAAGCTCTTATGAGCGGAATAAGTAGTTTTGCTATCAACATATTTACATTGATATTTGTTCTTTATTTTATGCTGATAGGTGGTAAGAAAATGGAAAATTATATCAATGAAATTCTGCCTTTCAACAAAACCGACAAAAGACATATCCTCAACGAGGTAAACATGATTGTAAAATCAAATGCCATCGGCATACCTTTACTTGCGATCATACAAGGTGGTGTAGCTCTCATCGGATATCTTATATTTAACGCACCAAACCCTTATATTTGGGGGCTGCTTACCTGCTTCGCCACCATTATACCTGTTATAGGAACGGCAATAGTATGGTTACCCCTCGTTATTTATATGGCAACAACGGGAGATATATGGAATGCTGTCGGCATCGCCATATACGCCATCGTAATCATTACACACGTAGATAATTTGATACGTTTTGTACTACAAAAGAAAATGGCCGATACCCATCCGCTTATCACTATTTTCGGAGTAGTTATCGGATTGCCGATATTCGGTTTTATGGGAGTCATTTTCGGTCCTCTGCTTTTGGCTATTTTTATTCTGTGTATTTCGATTTTTAAAAAAGAATACCTCGATACCTCTCCTTAA
- a CDS encoding ABC transporter ATP-binding protein: MMTAENGTVIRFEHVFKSYGDHEILKDFGLEVKKGEFLTVIGSSGSGKTTMLKMINGLLTPTSGTIYVDGKDISKENQTLLRRNIGYVIQGIGLFPHMTVWKNIAYVPQLLNHRDKIRTHKAVDRLIEVVGLNKEMLTRYPAELSGGQRQRVGIARALAANPDILLMDEPFGAVDEITRKSLQHEISRIHNELGVTVVFITHDIKEALTLGTRVLVMNNGKTEQIDTPDAILHHPATPFVKELVQASYNC; the protein is encoded by the coding sequence ATGATGACGGCGGAAAACGGTACGGTCATACGGTTCGAACATGTATTCAAATCGTATGGAGATCATGAAATACTGAAAGATTTTGGTCTCGAGGTAAAGAAAGGTGAATTTTTGACGGTCATAGGTAGCTCGGGTAGCGGAAAAACGACTATGCTGAAAATGATTAACGGTTTGTTGACACCTACTTCGGGGACGATTTATGTAGATGGGAAAGATATTTCGAAGGAAAACCAGACTTTATTGCGTAGAAATATCGGATATGTCATACAGGGAATCGGATTATTTCCACATATGACGGTCTGGAAAAATATAGCTTATGTACCCCAATTACTGAATCATAGAGATAAAATACGTACTCATAAGGCGGTAGATCGATTAATAGAAGTTGTAGGTTTAAACAAAGAAATGCTTACTCGTTATCCTGCAGAATTATCGGGAGGGCAAAGACAGCGGGTGGGCATCGCCCGTGCACTGGCAGCAAATCCCGATATTTTGCTGATGGATGAGCCGTTCGGCGCAGTGGATGAAATAACAAGAAAATCTCTTCAACATGAAATTTCCCGTATTCATAACGAATTGGGGGTAACGGTCGTTTTTATTACTCATGATATAAAAGAGGCATTGACTCTCGGAACGCGTGTTTTGGTGATGAACAACGGGAAAACAGAGCAGATCGATACTCCGGATGCAATTTTACATCATCCTGCTACTCCGTTTGTGAAAGAGCTGGTACAGGCAAGTTACAATTGTTGA
- a CDS encoding efflux transporter outer membrane subunit codes for MFSCKVGKKYTRPELNLPAALVEGGKDTVTYADMKWWEVYTDTTLQSLIRKALEYNKDMLIASARIKEMAAMKRISLANLLPQIDGTIYAEREMENYGGNNPDNANSFEGKLLFSWEIDLWGNLRWAREKSIAEYMQSIEAQRALKMTLIAEVAQAYFELVALDNELTIVRQTLANRQEGVRLAKLRFDGGLTSETSYQQAQVELARTATLVPELEQSIALKENDIAFLVGEYPHTIVKNIVHREIQLPDYLPVGLSSELLKRRPDIRQAEQQLIAANAQVGISFTDMFPRITLTGKYGLESPSLSDFLKSPYGFMSGTLLNPIFEAGKNIARYKAQRYAYEQECYRYEKSVLSAFREVNNAIVNFNKIKEVYVSRKKLEEAAKSYVDLAQLQYINGVTRYLDVLDAQRLYFDAQIGLSNAIRDERIAIVYLYKALGGGW; via the coding sequence ATGTTTTCATGTAAAGTAGGGAAAAAATATACCCGTCCCGAATTGAATTTGCCGGCAGCACTCGTTGAGGGTGGAAAAGATACGGTAACGTATGCCGATATGAAGTGGTGGGAAGTGTATACCGATACTACTTTGCAATCGCTCATACGAAAAGCGTTGGAGTATAATAAGGATATGCTCATTGCCTCGGCCAGGATAAAGGAGATGGCTGCAATGAAACGTATCAGTCTGGCTAATCTTTTACCGCAGATCGACGGTACGATATATGCCGAAAGGGAAATGGAAAATTACGGGGGCAATAATCCTGATAATGCTAATAGTTTTGAAGGTAAGTTGTTGTTCTCATGGGAAATCGACCTTTGGGGCAATCTGAGATGGGCCCGGGAAAAAAGTATCGCTGAATATATGCAGTCGATAGAGGCTCAACGTGCTCTGAAAATGACTTTGATTGCCGAGGTGGCACAGGCTTATTTCGAATTGGTGGCGCTCGATAATGAGCTTACTATCGTACGGCAGACATTAGCTAATCGGCAGGAAGGCGTACGCTTGGCTAAACTTCGTTTCGATGGCGGGCTTACTTCCGAAACTTCTTATCAGCAGGCTCAAGTAGAATTGGCCCGTACCGCTACGCTGGTACCCGAACTCGAGCAGAGTATTGCGCTGAAAGAAAACGATATCGCTTTTTTAGTAGGGGAATATCCGCATACAATTGTCAAAAATATAGTGCATCGTGAAATACAGCTTCCCGATTATTTACCGGTAGGTCTTTCTTCGGAGTTGTTGAAAAGACGTCCCGATATTCGTCAGGCCGAGCAACAATTGATTGCTGCAAATGCTCAGGTAGGTATTTCTTTTACCGATATGTTTCCGCGTATTACACTTACAGGTAAATATGGCTTGGAGAGCCCATCATTATCTGATTTTTTGAAATCTCCATATGGATTTATGAGCGGTACTTTGCTCAATCCTATTTTTGAAGCCGGAAAAAATATCGCCCGGTATAAAGCTCAAAGGTATGCTTATGAACAGGAGTGTTACCGGTATGAGAAAAGTGTTTTATCGGCATTCAGGGAAGTGAACAATGCCATTGTGAATTTTAATAAAATAAAAGAAGTATATGTATCGCGTAAGAAGCTCGAGGAAGCGGCGAAAAGTTATGTTGATCTGGCTCAGTTGCAATATATCAACGGAGTTACGCGTTATCTCGATGTGTTGGATGCTCAACGTTTGTATTTCGATGCTCAAATAGGATTGAGTAATGCCATACGGGATGAACGCATCGCGATCGTATACTTATATAAAGCCCTGGGTGGTGGATGGTAA